ATGCTCTACCATACCGCCGCGGTCAAGCGCGGGGTCAAGCGGGCCATGGTGGTGGCCGACATGCCGTTCCTTTCCTACCAGACCTCCATCGCCGACGCGGCCTACAACGCCGGCCGGTTCCTCAAGGAATCCGGGGCCGAGGCGGTCAAGATCGAGGGCGGCCGGGTGGCGGCCCCCATCGTCAAGAACCTGGTGGAGCGCGGCATTCCGGTGATGGGCCACCTGGGGCTGACCCCCCAGTCCATCCACAAATTCGGGGGCTACCAGCTGCAGGCCAAGGACAAGGAGTCGGCCGAGCGCCTGCTGGCGGCGGCCAAGGCCCTGGAGAACGCCGGATGTTTCGCCATCGTGCTGGAGAAGATCCCCCACCAGGTGGCTCAGAGGGTCAGCCAGGAGCTGAGCATCCCCACCATCGGCATCGGGGCCGGGCCGCACTGCGACGGGCAGATCCTGGTGGTGGACGACATGGACGGCAGGTTCGAGGACTTCGTTCCCAAGTTCGTCAGGCAGTATGCTCACATCGCCAAGGACATGAGGCAGGCGTTCAAGGGGTACATCGGGGATGTGAAGGGGAAGAGTTTTCCGAACATGGAGGAGAGTTTTTCGGAGGAGTAACGTTAGCCACTAAGGCACTAAGGCACTAAGAATTCAACAACTGTAGTCAGTAGTCACTATACAGTATTCAGCATATTTCCGAATGAAAGTAGTTGAAACCATAAAACAGATACGACTGGCTATTGCCCGGCAGAAAAGCAAGGGCCAGAGAATTGGCTTCGTGCCCACCATGGGGGCCTTGCATGAGGGGCATTTGTCCTTGATACGGCTGGCTAAGAAGCATTCCGACTTCGTGGTGGTTTCGATATTCGTCAACCCCACCCAGTTCGGGCCCAAAGAGGATTACAAGAAATATCCCCGGAACTTGAAGAAAGATGCGGCGCTCTGCCAGTCCGCCGGGGCCGACCTGATCTTTGCCCCAGTGCCGGAAGAAATATACCCCAAAGGCTTTTCCACCTATGTCAATGTAGAGAACCTGACCCAAGGGTTGTGCGGGGCCTCGCGGCCCGGGCATTTCCGGGGCGTGGCCACGGTGGTCAGCAAGCTCTTTAACATTGTCCAACCGAACACAGCGGTCTTCGGACAGAAGGATGCCCAGCAGCTGGCGGTGATCAGGCGAATGACGGCGGACCTGGACCTGCCGGTCAAGATAATCGGGGCGCCTATTGTGCGGGAAGCTGACGGCCTGGCCATGAGCTCGCGCAACCGTTACCTGTCCCTCAAAGAGCGGCAACAGGCTGTGGCCTTGAACCGGGCGCTGAAGCTGGCGGGACTAAAAGTTAGAAACGGGGTAAAGGATGTAAAGGTAGTAAAGGCGGAGATGATCAAGTTGCTGAAGCGCGATGCGCCGCTGGGGAAGATAGATTATATTGAAATAGTGGATAACGTGACTTTAAGCCCGGTAAAGGCAATAAAGGGAAACACATTGATTGCGTTGGCCATTAAATTTCCGAGTGCACGGTTAATAGATAATATTGTAATTAAATGATAAATGGGTTGTCAATGAAGCGAGCTTTAACAGTCATAACCACAATGTGCCTGTTATTTATTAGTAGCTTTGTTTCAGCTGCTGAAAAAGGTAAACGGCACGAAAAATATATTGAAACCTTGTTGAAGGATAAGCCTGCCAGTTATTATAAAATGGAGATAAATCCAATAACGCCAAGCGCAGGTATTACAACAGGGCACGTGATCGCCTATGGGCATTATATAAGGCCGCCGTATAAAGTAGAGGTGCGGGATACTTGTGTGTTTGTCAACAATGTGCAAGTGCATCCAATTTTATGGACACCAGGAATGATTGAAGAAAGAAGAAAAGCCTTAAACGCTAAGACAGTCGAGGAAAAAAAGAGAGAGGCTGTTCTTAATCAGTCTCATAAGTTATATGATTCTTTAATTGCAGAAAACGTTAAATCCATAGAAGCAATGAGAAAGGTTGTTGACTATTTAAGAAGCCACAAGGACTGTGGAGACAGCATTATTTCATATGATGAGCATACAGTGCATTTTTATTTAAGAAAGTCTGACGTGAAGGGATTACGCACATATTATCCAAAAATAGAAACAAAAACCATAAAACCCGTTATAACCCCAGAACAAGTAGCTAAACAATTTGAACAGTCATATATTAAAAGTTTAAAAAAAGGAAGACTCAAAATTATCTCTTCGGCAGGTAGTATCTCAAGTTCATTTGGAGGTGATTTTAAAAATATCAGAGCAATATTATTAAACAAAAACATTTCACAGCAAGATAAATTTATTCGAATAAATGAAATGACCAGTGTTGAACATGCTTTAATGATGTTGTATAACTATAAAGCCTCAGAATGGTTAAACGATAGGTAGTAAAAAGGAAAAATATCGAAGCGATTAATGTAAAATTAATATTATCTGTCTGAATCATATAGAAAGGCACCCATGTTCCGAATCCTTTGCAAATCCAAGATCCACCGCGCCACCCTGACCGGGGCCAACCTGCACTACTCCGGCTCCATTGCCGTCGACGAGACCCTGATGGAAGCGGCCGACATCCTGCCCAACGAGATCGTGCAGGTGGTGAACATCAACAACGGGAACCGCTTTGAGACCTATGTCATCAAGGCTCCCAAGAGGTCGGGCACCATCACCCTGAACGGGGCGGCGGCGCGGCTGGGCCTGGCCGGCGACAAGATCATCATCATCTCCTCCTGCTACAAGGAGGACGCTGAGGCCAGAAAGCACCAGCCCAAGATCGTCTGCGTGGACGACAAGAACCGCATCGCCAAGAAGACCAAGCTATGACCAGGGACTGCATCTGCCTGATACTGGCGGCGGGCCAGGGGACCAGGATGAAGTCGGACCTGGCCAAGGTCCTGCATCCTTTGTGCGGGAAGCCGCTGGTGGAGCATGTGGTCCGCTCGGCCCAAACGGCCGGGGTGGCCCGGACCGTGGTCATAGTCGGCCATCAGGCCGAGCAGGTCAAAGAATCACTGAAGGGCCTGGAGGTCGAGTTCGTGCTGCAGGCCCAGCAGAAGGGCACCGGCCACGCGGTGATGCAGGCCCTGCCCCTCATCGAAAAATTCGCCGGCGAACTGCTGGTGCTTTACGGCGACGTGCCGCTGATAAAACCGGAGACCATTGTCTCCCTACTCAAAAAGCACCGTGAGGAGCGCAACGCCTGCACCATGCTGAGCACGGTCATTGACCAGCCGGGGGGCTACGGCCGGGTGATACGGGATGCCGATGGCTTTGTCACCAAGATCGTGGAGGCACGGGACGCGTCGCCGGAAGAACTGACGGTCAAGGAGATCAACCCCGCCATCTACGCCTTCGAGAACCAGAAATTAGTGGAAGCGCTGGGGCTCTTAAAACCCAACAACAAGCAGGGCGAATATTACCTGACCGACGTGATCGGGATATTCAAACAGCAGGGGAAGAAGATCGCGGCCCAGGTCGTTGAAGACAGCCGGGAAGTGCTGGGGATCAACACCCCGGAGGAATTGAGCGAATGCGAAAGATACCTACAACCAAATGCCGGTTGACGGGAGCATGTATATTCATATTAACCCAAGCAAAATACTCGGTTTTCTGGCGCCGGTAATTATACTGATCCTGATGGGAATATTTGTGTTCAACAAACTATGCGACGGCAGTGTCTGGTACGATTATGGAAATCTCAGCCCCCGTATGGCAGTGGCACTGGCCCAGGACGAAGCCGGCCGGGCATCTTTCGAACCCGAGGATATAACCAAAGGAAAAGGGCGGGTAGTGCAACACGGCCGCCGGATAACCCTGCTGGTGGAAGTGCTGGACGACGATGGCAACACTGCCAGCTCCGGCCAAATGAGTTTTCTTTATCCGCCCATCGATACCGACAGACATCAGGGTGTCCCCTGCCAGGTTCAGTCGGGGAAGGTTCCCGAATATTTCTTTACCTGCATAGCAGGCATGAGGGCCGGGGGCGTCCGCAGGATCATTATGCCCAGCACCAGCAGGGATCCAGACTCCGAACCCCGGCGCTTCATTGACGCCGCCACCGGCAAGGTTGCGGCAGAGCTGCCTCAGGACCGGGAAGTGCCGCTGAGGATCACCATCCTCAAGGTCTGCCGGCCGGCCATTAAATTAGTGACTACCTATTCGATACCGGCCATGAGGGACAGAAGGATCATGGAACTTTGGTGTTGGTAATCCATACCGTATCGTAGAATCAAAACAACAAACATCAAAATCGGTCACATCATGTCACCTGTTGACCTGAAGAAACGCCCGGCCGGGAAGGGCCGAAAAAAACTGATGTTCGCCGCCGTCCTGCTGCTGGTGGTGGTCTGCGGGGCCGTGGGCCTTTCCCTCTACTGGCGCTGGAAAGGCAACCGCGAGATCGAAACAAAGCGGCGCATCGCCCAGATAAGGGTGCAGGTGCTGAACGGCACCAAGGAGGCCGGCCTGGCCCAGAAGATGGCCGACGAACTGCGCCGCTGGGGCTTTGACGTGGTGGACATCGCCAACGCCGAGAACGACAGCTTTCCCGAGACGGTGGTGGTGGACCGGGCCGACAACAGCACCGGCAACGCCGCTTACGTGGCCGAGGCCTTAAAATGCAAAAACATAATCCCGCAATTAGAATCAAGATCATATTTGGAGGTAACAGTAATAATTGGCAAAGACTACATCCGTCCCCAAAAGAAAGGTTTCCTCGGCCGGTTCTAAAGCCTTGAGGAGGCCCAAAAAAGTATCCCTGGCCAGAAGAAAGGCCGCCGTCCGGAAACCGGCAGTCAAGAAAACCGTTCCGGCCAGAAAACTGGTGATCAAGAAAACAGCGCCGGTCCAGAAGAAAACGGTCCGGCCCCAACCCACACCTCGACGCGGCTCGGTGCAAGCGCCAGACCAGGTCAAGGCGCTGGCCCACGAGATCTCCCAGCTGGCCCTCAGCAAAAAAGCCTTCGACGTCAGCGTGCTGGAGATCAAGGACCTGTCGTCCGTGGCCGATTACTTTGTGCTGGCCTCCGGGGCCACCGACATCCAGGTGCGGGCCATCTGCCACGCCATCGAGGACGGCTTAAGGGCCAAGGGCGTCAAGCCGCACCACGTGGAGGGAATGGCCGGGGCCACCTGGGTGCTGCTGGATTACGTGGACGTGGTGGTGCACATCATGCAGCCCCGGGCCCGGGATTACTATGCGCTGGAAGAACTGTGGGCCGACGCCCCCAAGGAGGAGGTAAAGGATTAACTGGGAGCGTCACTTGGAGTTTGTGATTTTGAAAGAAGAAGCCACCTTCCCACACTTACACCATAAGCGATGTAATGAAAAATCTCTCGTTAATATTTTCGTTCATAATTTGTATAATGATGACATCAACAGGAAGCAGGGCCGAAGAGTTTAATCCCGACGGATATTGCGGGCGGCCATCGTTCAGTCTATCAGGATTGGCCCTGCTACAGCACAATTGGTATCATTCGCAACGCGACTCAACTTTGAACTATATGTCGTGGGACGGGACCGGTGACGTCAGAGGGTCCGGCGTAATAGCAGGCGCATTTATTCCTTTCACGCAGCACTATACCATCTCAACGGGCTATAACTATAGCAATCAACGCGGGCACCCCCAGCATTCGTTCTCCATCGGGGGAAAATGGTATACGGGGAGCGTCCAAAATCTATCTGATTTAGCAAATCCCGATGGGAGAGTGAAAAGCTTTGTTGTTTGGCCGGTGGTTGGTGGGAATTATGCCCCACAACAAAACTGGCAGGATCTGTCCAAGAGAACTTACGGTTTGCTTGCCAGGCTGGAATTATCGTACATTTTAACCAAACACTTGACAGCGGGTTGTTCTTATCTGTTCAGCAGCCTGGGGCATTCTTCCACCAACCTTGGGCAGTTCGGCATACGTATCCACTTGAACAATTTCGCTCCGGCAGGAACCGATTTCAATCCGGATGGGCAACCGGGAGCTGTCTGTTTGACACCAATCGTGGGTTATCTATCAGTAGTGCCGAATACTGACAGTTACTATGGTGATCCGAGGTTGTCCGGATATGTAGCCGCCCTAGGCGCAACAGTTTCAATCACGACATGCCTTTCTGCATCATTGGCCTACCAGTATGGTATGCTCAGCCAAGTAAATCCTCGCCTATATGTCGTCAATGATCTCCGGAAAAGCAGGCAAGAAAGCATCACCGCAAGTGTAAACGTTCATTTTAATGGTCGTCCAACACAGGAGGACACGATGCTCAGTGTTGACGGTGACGGCATTAGTAATCAATCGTTAGTAGAAGTTAATCCCGACGGGCGTGTCGGCCATGTATCGTTCGATCTGTCTACCTCCTGGATACAGAAAGTGGATAGTTACAAATATTATTCCTATGAAATCACTGGGGGTGTCATTAGAGACGGAGAAGACACATTTGACATTCGCGGTGGTGCGTTAAGCATGAAGATGCCGGTGAGCAAATATGTCACAATATTAATGGGTTACGAGTATTACGATTATCATCGAATGCAGATTTTGCTGAACTATGACAGTGAGCATTCTATAACTTACAGGGCCTATGAAAAGTGTTTATTCTTTGGGGTGAATTATTTCAGCAAGGCAGCCGTCATGGGTGCGGAAATTATCAATCCAGATGGTGTCCTTCATAGTTTCGTTTTTACGCCCACCTTGGGCATGGTCACTATGGTTAACGCATTATGGGACGATAAAAAATATGAGATATCTATAATTCAGCCGGGTTGGAAACAAACATTTATCGCCACAAAGCATCTCACTATTTGTCCCTCCGTCCGTGCCCGATATACGATTGGGCAGAGTACGTGGAACTCTACTGAATCGTGGAAAGAATATGAAATATCATTGGGCCTGAATTATCACATTAATAACAGAATTCAATCGATGGGGTCATTCAATCCGGATGGGAGCCCGGGCATGATAACGATATCGCCGAACATCGGACGCATGTTTATCACAAAAAATAATAAGAGTATGAGCGGTTATACGACAGGCGGCGAAATATCAATACCGGTCTTAAAATATGTATCATCTTATTTCAACATTCAGTACACCTCCCTGAAAGTACTGCAACCCTCGAATTATGGGTTTTATTTCGTCAGCAGGTATCACCCGGCCCTGCAAAAAAGCAACCAGCTCAATGTCAGTATTGGTGTAAAAATACATTTATAGCCGAGCGGAATTAAGCAAAAATATATGTCCAAACAATACCTACAAGACCAAATAACCCAAGCAGCTCAAAAAGCGCTTGAAATCAAACTCAATCACCAAAACATTGTGCTGGAGCGCCCCAAGCAGGCCGCCCACGGTGACTGGGCCACCAGCATTGCTTTGTCGCTGGCCAAGGAGCTTAAGGCCAAGCCCCGGGACATCGCCCAGAAGATAGTTGATTCCCTGGACCTCGATCCATCCTTGGTGGCCAAGACCGAGATCGCCGGGCCGGGGTTCATCAATTTTACCCTGACCTCCGATTGGCTGTACAAGGAACTGGCCGGACTTTTGACCCACGGTTCTAAATATGGTCAATCCCAAATGGGGAATGGTAAAAAAGCCCAAGTCGAGTTCGTCTCATCCAACCCCACCGGGCCGCTGACCATAGGCCACGGCCGCAATGCCGCCATCGGCGACTCGCTGGCCCGGCTGCTGGAAGCCACCGGGTATCAGGTGACCCGGGAATATTATTTTAACGATAGCGGGCTGCAGATGAAGAAGCTGGCCCAGTCGGTCTTCCTGCGCTACCTGCAGGCGCTGGGCAAGGAGATCGTGTTCCCCGAGGATATCTACCAGGGCGAATACATCATGGCCATAGCCGAGAACTGCCGCAAGGCAAAGGGCGATTTGCTGACCGAGTCCGACCTGGAATACTTCAAGCAGAGCGCGGTGGCGGTGATCTTTGAAGAGATCAAGGCCACGATGGCCCGGATGGGGATAGTCTTCGATGTCTTCTACAACGAGAGCGACCTTTACCAAAGAGGCGAGATCGAAAGCACCCTGCAGACGCTCAAAGACAAGGGACTGACCTACGAGAACGAGGGAGCGGTCTGGTTCAAGGCCACCCAGTTCGGGGCCGAGAAGGACCGGGTGCTGGTGCGCTCCACCGGCGAGCCCACCTACCGCCTGCCGGACATCGCCTACCATCTTACAAAATTCAAGCGGGGCTTTGATCTGGTGATAGACGTCTTTGGCAGCGATCACCAGGCCACCTACCCCGACGTGCTGGCCGCGTTGGGCGCGCTGGGCTTCGATCCTTCGCGGATCGATGTCCGGATATACCAGTTCGTGACCCTGATGCGGGGCGGCGAGCAGGTGAAGATGTCCACCCGCAAGGCCACTTTCGTCACCCTGGACGAGCTGTTCGACGAGGTGGGATCTGACGCGGCCCGCTACTTCTTTTTGATGCGGCGGATGGAGTCGCACCTGGACTTTGACCTGGACCTGGCCAAGAAGAAATCCGACGAGAACCCGGTCTTCTATGTGCAGTACGCCCATGCCCGGATCTGCTCGATACTGGAGCATGCCAAGGAGAAAGGCGTGGTGCGGGCCGCCGGAGACCTGCTGCTTTTGAAAGAACCGGAAGAGATCACCCTGATCAAATCCCTGCTGGAATTCCCGGAACTGGTGCAGGGCGCGGCGCTTTCGCGGGAGCCGCACCGCATACCGACCTACCTGCAGGAACTGTCCGGGATCTTCCACAACTTTTACCACCAGCACCGGGTGGTCACCGAGGACCAGGCGCTGTCCAACGCCCGGCTGGACCTGTGCCAGGCCACCCGCA
The bacterium genome window above contains:
- a CDS encoding LytR C-terminal domain-containing protein, producing MSPVDLKKRPAGKGRKKLMFAAVLLLVVVCGAVGLSLYWRWKGNREIETKRRIAQIRVQVLNGTKEAGLAQKMADELRRWGFDVVDIANAENDSFPETVVVDRADNSTGNAAYVAEALKCKNIIPQLESRSYLEVTVIIGKDYIRPQKKGFLGRF
- the panC gene encoding pantoate--beta-alanine ligase; amino-acid sequence: MKVVETIKQIRLAIARQKSKGQRIGFVPTMGALHEGHLSLIRLAKKHSDFVVVSIFVNPTQFGPKEDYKKYPRNLKKDAALCQSAGADLIFAPVPEEIYPKGFSTYVNVENLTQGLCGASRPGHFRGVATVVSKLFNIVQPNTAVFGQKDAQQLAVIRRMTADLDLPVKIIGAPIVREADGLAMSSRNRYLSLKERQQAVALNRALKLAGLKVRNGVKDVKVVKAEMIKLLKRDAPLGKIDYIEIVDNVTLSPVKAIKGNTLIALAIKFPSARLIDNIVIK
- a CDS encoding aspartate 1-decarboxylase; translation: MFRILCKSKIHRATLTGANLHYSGSIAVDETLMEAADILPNEIVQVVNINNGNRFETYVIKAPKRSGTITLNGAAARLGLAGDKIIIISSCYKEDAEARKHQPKIVCVDDKNRIAKKTKL
- the panB gene encoding 3-methyl-2-oxobutanoate hydroxymethyltransferase, which gives rise to MSEKITTRTLLKMKQKGEKIASLTAYDFLTARLLDECGIDLILVGDSAAMVFAGYENTLPITMENMLYHTAAVKRGVKRAMVVADMPFLSYQTSIADAAYNAGRFLKESGAEAVKIEGGRVAAPIVKNLVERGIPVMGHLGLTPQSIHKFGGYQLQAKDKESAERLLAAAKALENAGCFAIVLEKIPHQVAQRVSQELSIPTIGIGAGPHCDGQILVVDDMDGRFEDFVPKFVRQYAHIAKDMRQAFKGYIGDVKGKSFPNMEESFSEE
- a CDS encoding NTP transferase domain-containing protein → MTRDCICLILAAGQGTRMKSDLAKVLHPLCGKPLVEHVVRSAQTAGVARTVVIVGHQAEQVKESLKGLEVEFVLQAQQKGTGHAVMQALPLIEKFAGELLVLYGDVPLIKPETIVSLLKKHREERNACTMLSTVIDQPGGYGRVIRDADGFVTKIVEARDASPEELTVKEINPAIYAFENQKLVEALGLLKPNNKQGEYYLTDVIGIFKQQGKKIAAQVVEDSREVLGINTPEELSECERYLQPNAG
- the argS gene encoding arginine--tRNA ligase; amino-acid sequence: MSKQYLQDQITQAAQKALEIKLNHQNIVLERPKQAAHGDWATSIALSLAKELKAKPRDIAQKIVDSLDLDPSLVAKTEIAGPGFINFTLTSDWLYKELAGLLTHGSKYGQSQMGNGKKAQVEFVSSNPTGPLTIGHGRNAAIGDSLARLLEATGYQVTREYYFNDSGLQMKKLAQSVFLRYLQALGKEIVFPEDIYQGEYIMAIAENCRKAKGDLLTESDLEYFKQSAVAVIFEEIKATMARMGIVFDVFYNESDLYQRGEIESTLQTLKDKGLTYENEGAVWFKATQFGAEKDRVLVRSTGEPTYRLPDIAYHLTKFKRGFDLVIDVFGSDHQATYPDVLAALGALGFDPSRIDVRIYQFVTLMRGGEQVKMSTRKATFVTLDELFDEVGSDAARYFFLMRRMESHLDFDLDLAKKKSDENPVFYVQYAHARICSILEHAKEKGVVRAAGDLLLLKEPEEITLIKSLLEFPELVQGAALSREPHRIPTYLQELSGIFHNFYHQHRVVTEDQALSNARLDLCQATRTVIANGLGLLGVSAPEKMCGFLTSLSYPSPRGEGRVGSK
- the rsfS gene encoding ribosome silencing factor, which gives rise to MAKTTSVPKRKVSSAGSKALRRPKKVSLARRKAAVRKPAVKKTVPARKLVIKKTAPVQKKTVRPQPTPRRGSVQAPDQVKALAHEISQLALSKKAFDVSVLEIKDLSSVADYFVLASGATDIQVRAICHAIEDGLRAKGVKPHHVEGMAGATWVLLDYVDVVVHIMQPRARDYYALEELWADAPKEEVKD